One part of the Mariniflexile litorale genome encodes these proteins:
- a CDS encoding transposase, whose product MQGKKDYQEKLFAQFQLSERVPDHNFYRRLKGVLDLEFLYKLTRPYYGDSGQKSIDPVVFFKLCLVGYLENLISDRDLIQHSSMRLDILYFLGYDIDEPLPWHSTISRTRQLYPEAVFESVFTQVFGMCVAKGMVSGHTQAIDSAPVKANASMDTLELKVPKEDLEQHLQRIRHISAMDKDVAPIRQSKANKAPKSQQEISASAGELQAIKSRNKKWRKDQDQRQVRVTKAPSTLPIKPITVPQIPMPELV is encoded by the coding sequence ATGCAAGGCAAAAAAGACTATCAAGAAAAGCTCTTCGCTCAGTTTCAGTTAAGCGAACGGGTTCCCGATCACAATTTTTACAGACGCTTAAAAGGGGTTCTAGATCTAGAATTTTTATATAAACTCACGCGTCCATATTATGGTGATAGCGGACAAAAAAGTATTGACCCGGTGGTGTTCTTTAAACTGTGCTTGGTAGGTTATTTAGAGAATCTGATCAGCGATAGAGATTTAATTCAACATAGCAGCATGCGATTGGATATTCTCTATTTCTTGGGTTATGATATCGATGAACCGCTCCCATGGCATAGCACTATAAGTAGAACCCGTCAATTATATCCAGAAGCAGTATTTGAATCCGTTTTCACACAAGTATTCGGTATGTGTGTAGCAAAAGGGATGGTAAGTGGCCATACCCAAGCCATAGATTCCGCCCCTGTAAAAGCAAATGCCTCGATGGACACTTTAGAACTGAAGGTTCCTAAAGAAGATTTAGAGCAGCATTTACAGCGTATTAGGCATATAAGTGCTATGGATAAAGATGTTGCACCAATAAGACAAAGCAAAGCTAATAAAGCCCCCAAATCGCAACAAGAAATAAGTGCCAGTGCTGGTGAATTACAAGCTATAAAAAGTAGAAATAAAAAATGGCGTAAAGATCAAGACCAGCGCCAGGTGCGGGTAACAAAGGCTCCAAGTACACTTCCAATAAAACCCATTACAGTCCCACAGATCCCGATGCCCGAATTAGTGTAA
- a CDS encoding transposase — protein MSQLSVDTGHHVITDIKAYHADAKDSQYLPDICDRLEKRLHKHGLLWHHCIADTGYSSGENYAYLEAKGLQSYIPPHGTYKGGTEGLNMTRRRIIMYVHRVKSSLLKRFFMKG, from the coding sequence ATGAGTCAGTTAAGTGTGGATACAGGACATCATGTGATAACCGATATCAAGGCGTATCATGCAGACGCAAAAGATAGTCAGTATTTACCAGATATTTGTGATCGCTTAGAAAAACGTCTTCATAAACACGGTTTATTATGGCATCATTGTATAGCCGACACGGGCTATAGTAGTGGCGAGAACTATGCTTATTTAGAAGCCAAGGGGTTACAGAGTTATATTCCACCTCATGGCACTTACAAAGGCGGTACAGAAGGTTTAAATATGACAAGGCGCAGGATCATTATGTATGTCCACAGGGTCAAATCATCCCTTTTAAAAAGATTTTTTATGAAGGGGTAA
- a CDS encoding transposase, whose translation MFYEGVNNNKKKEYRASKKVCIDCPLRSACLKKSQEKRITITYYVEEYERNNLRVNSARGRYMKGKRQSTVEPVFGTLTQFLGLRKINTIGIKQANKVMHMAAMAYNLKKYLKFTQKRVKSGAGMLALLFCLKKRVYELEKLFLRNFKIANYKVT comes from the coding sequence ATTTTTTATGAAGGGGTAAATAATAATAAAAAGAAAGAATATCGAGCCTCAAAGAAAGTTTGCATTGACTGTCCCTTAAGAAGTGCCTGTTTAAAAAAGAGTCAAGAAAAGCGTATTACAATTACCTATTATGTAGAAGAGTACGAACGGAATAACCTCCGCGTAAACAGTGCCAGAGGTCGCTACATGAAAGGCAAACGGCAAAGTACGGTAGAACCGGTATTTGGAACGCTCACCCAGTTTCTGGGACTTAGAAAAATTAATACTATAGGAATTAAGCAAGCAAATAAGGTTATGCACATGGCGGCTATGGCTTATAACCTTAAAAAGTATCTGAAATTCACCCAAAAAAGAGTGAAAAGTGGCGCAGGAATGCTTGCTTTATTATTTTGCTTAAAAAAGAGAGTATACGAGCTCGAAAAATTGTTTTTAAGGAACTTTAAAATAGCTAACTATAAAGTGACGTAA
- the ltrA gene encoding group II intron reverse transcriptase/maturase, producing MIEQVLSATNLYKATRQVERNKGANGVDGMKTTALSAYILENRSLILSTIRTNSYVPNSILGVTIPKGPGKTRLLGIPTVVDRWLQQAVSQQLMVHFEYDFEPVSYGFRPQKNIQKAVLQAQGYINDGYQDIVDIDLQGFFDEVDHCILLQLIYRKVKCPTTLRLIRKWLRAPILIDGTLKKRRKGIPQGSPISPLLSNIMLDVLDKEMKSMGLRYVRYADDFSVYAKSKSEAKTIGNKLFIFLRDRLKLPINKAKSGIRRPVNFELLGHGFVPVYKKGIKGQYALVVTKKGWAKFKRNLKSITKKTKPMSLFERLDRLNQVCRGWMNNYRLTNIYAKVKKLDEWLRNRLRYCIWHDWKKLERKRKNLIRLGIEIGQAYAWSRTRMGGWAVAQSPILKTTITVSRLKRKGYKPLLDYINNTQTSIW from the coding sequence ATGATTGAACAGGTATTATCAGCAACAAACCTTTATAAAGCAACACGCCAAGTGGAGCGCAATAAAGGAGCGAACGGCGTAGATGGTATGAAAACAACGGCACTTTCGGCATACATATTGGAAAACCGTTCGCTTATATTATCTACAATTCGCACAAATAGCTATGTGCCAAATTCAATTTTAGGAGTAACCATTCCAAAAGGACCGGGTAAAACCCGATTATTAGGAATACCAACAGTAGTAGATAGGTGGCTACAACAGGCGGTAAGTCAACAATTAATGGTTCATTTTGAATATGATTTTGAACCTGTTAGTTATGGATTTCGCCCACAAAAGAACATCCAAAAAGCAGTATTACAAGCACAAGGCTACATCAATGATGGTTACCAAGATATTGTAGATATTGATTTACAAGGGTTCTTTGATGAAGTAGACCACTGTATCTTACTTCAACTTATTTACCGCAAAGTAAAATGTCCAACCACCTTGCGATTAATCCGAAAATGGTTAAGAGCGCCCATCTTAATAGATGGAACACTCAAAAAGCGCAGAAAAGGGATCCCTCAAGGTAGTCCCATTAGTCCCTTATTATCTAACATTATGTTAGATGTTTTGGACAAAGAAATGAAAAGCATGGGCTTGCGCTATGTTCGCTACGCAGACGACTTTAGTGTTTACGCAAAAAGTAAAAGCGAGGCAAAAACTATAGGAAATAAACTGTTTATCTTTTTAAGAGATAGACTTAAACTACCTATAAATAAAGCCAAAAGCGGCATTCGCAGACCTGTAAACTTTGAGTTACTTGGGCATGGATTTGTACCCGTTTATAAAAAGGGTATAAAAGGACAATATGCACTAGTGGTAACCAAGAAAGGTTGGGCAAAGTTTAAACGTAACTTGAAAAGTATCACCAAGAAAACCAAACCCATGTCGTTATTCGAACGTCTGGATCGGCTTAATCAAGTCTGTCGAGGCTGGATGAATAATTACCGCTTAACTAACATCTATGCAAAAGTTAAAAAGCTAGATGAATGGTTAAGAAATCGGTTACGCTATTGTATTTGGCACGATTGGAAAAAGCTAGAGAGGAAACGTAAAAATCTCATTCGATTAGGTATAGAAATCGGACAAGCCTATGCTTGGAGTCGCACCAGAATGGGAGGTTGGGCAGTCGCTCAAAGTCCTATTTTAAAGACGACTATTACAGTTTCTAGGCTTAAACGAAAAGGGTATAAACCTTTGTTAGATTACATTAATAATACGCAAACTTCAATTTGGTGA